From the Acidimicrobiia bacterium genome, the window CGTGGTCAGGTCGATCGCCACGGTACCGGCCAGCGCGTATGCAACCACCAGCGGGGGTGAGGCCAGATAGTTGGCGCGCACGTCCGGGTTGATCCGGCCCTCGAAGTTCCGGTTGCCCGACAGCACAGAGGCTGCGACCAGATCCGCTTCCTTGATGCCCGCCGAGACCTCTTCAGGCAGTGGGCCCGAGTTTCCGATGCAGGTGGTGCAACCGTATCCGACCGTGTAGAACCCGGCTGCCTCGAGATCCTCGAGCAAGCCCGACCGGGTCAAGTACTCGGTGACTACGGTCGATCCGGGGGCGAGTGATGTCTTCACCCACGGTTTGCGGGTCAGTCCCTTCTCCCTGGCTTTGCGTGCGACCAGTCCGGCTCCGACCATGACATCCGGATTCGACGTGTTGGTGCAAGAGGTGATCGCGGCAACCACGATGTCGCCGTGGTGCATCTCGAAGGACCGACCTTCGGACTCGACCTCCGCCGCCGTCCGATCGCCTGCCTTGCCGAAAGTGACATCCAGATCCGTGTGCCACTGAGATTTCATATCGGACAACTCGATACGGTCTTGCGGGCGCTTCGGCCCAGCCAGAGCCGGCTGAATCGTCCCCATGTCGAGTTCCAGGGTCGACGAGTAGACGATCTCCCGGTCATCCTCTCTCCACAAACCCTGCTCGCGGTAGTACTGCTCGACCGTGGCGACCAGTTCCTCGTCGCGGCCGGTCAGCCGCAGGTAGCGGGTGGTTTGCTCGTCCACCGGGAAGAAACCCATCGTCGCTCCGTACTCGGGAGCCATGTTGGCGATCGTCGCTCGATTGGCGACGGGCATTTCGGCCAGACCCGGTCCGAAGAACTCGACGAACTTGCCGACCACTCCGTGGGCCCGCAGCATCTGTGTCACCTTGAGGACCAGATCAGTGGCCGTTGCTCCCTCTGCCAGCTTGCCGGTCAGCTTGAACCCGACCACCTCGGGGAGGAGCATGTAGATCGGCTGTCCGACCATCACCGCCTCTGCCTCGATGCCGCCGACCCCCCAGCCGACCACTCCCAATCCGTTGATCATCGTCGTGTGGCTATCGGTGCCGACCAGGCTGTCGGGATAGAGGTCGGTGCCGTTGTCCCACACAACCTTGGCCAGGAACTCGAGATTGACCTGATGAACGATGCCGGTTGCCGGGGGTACCACCCGGAAGTTGTCGAAGGCGGACTGGCCCCACTTGAGGAACTCGTAACGCTCACGGTTGCGTTCGAACTCCTTCTCGGCGTTGATCTGCAGGGCCATGCCCGAGTTGAAGGCGTCGACCTGCACCGAATGGTCGATCACCAGGTCGCACGGGACCAGCGGATTGACCTTCTGGGCGGCCGATTCGTCGCCGGTCATCCTGACCACGGCCGATCGCATTGCCGCAAGATCGACGACCGCGGGGACGCCGGTGAAGTCCTGGAGCACTACGCGGCCGGGGGAGAAGGCGATCTCAGTTTCACCGACCTTGGTTGCGTCGTAGGCGGCGATCGCTCTGATGTCTTCGTCGGTCACCGCGTGGCCGTCGAAGTTGCGAAGCGCCGCTTCGAGCAGGACCTTGATCGAATAGGGCAGCGCATCGACGTCGCCGAACGACTTCAGCGCGTCGAGGCGGTGTATGGCGCGTTCGCCGAGCGGAGTCGAGATGGTCGAGCGCGAGTTGAACGGATCTGGCATGGTCACCTCGTTCTTTGTAATGACCGCCATTGTACGAGAAGGGGCCGGACTCCCGACCGGTCTGGGCGGAGAAGATGCCTGCCGTCGCAAAGGCGACCCGCAGGCGGGGATTCACACCTCGGCTACGCAGTCTTCTGCGGCGCCGGGGTTTGAAACAACCTGGACCGGTCGCCAGTCGGCGGACAGTGTCTCCATCAAGCCCGACACGATGCCTCGATCCAGCGAGCACACGACTTCCGGATGTTTGACGGCCGTGTCTGCGAAGGGGCAATGGCTGGTCAGCAGTCGCCGACTGTCGGCATCCGGATCGGTTGAGAATCCCATGCCGGTCATCGCCAGGGCGACTGCGCTCACCGCCATGTCGAACCCGGACTCCTCCGGTGCGCCGATCTCGGCGGCGATCTCCTTGCCGTACTCCCGGCCGACATCTGCGGCCAGTTCTGCGAGGTTGCCCGGGTTGATCCTCTCGATGACCCGGACCAGCAGTTCGGAGAGCAGGTCGTAGCGCCGGGCCGGGAAGTGGAGGTCGATTTCCTTGGTCGTCGCCGTGTAGCACTTGGCGGGTCGGCCGGCGCCGGGGCCGCTCTTTCCTTCGGGCCGGCGGCGCGTCACTTCGAGGTAGCCATCCTCGGCCAGGTGGTCGAGGTGGTGCCGTGCAACGTTCGGGTGGATCGAGAACAACTCGGCGATCTGAGTGGCGGTGGCGGGTTCCGGTGATTCGCGCACGGTGATGTAGATTCCGCGCCGTGTCGGATCGCCCAGGGCTGAAGTCAGATCACTGATCGATTGTGAGAGTGCTTTGGCGTCCATCTGCCCGGATTCGTTGGCGGTGTTTGTCACTATAGTTTCGTCGGCCTTCTAAACACTACGTCGTTAGGTAAATCATATGGCCGAACAAGATGCCCTCGATACCGTCGTCGGAGCCGTCGAGGATCCGCTGCTGCACCGATCGCTCGAGTCCCTGGGGATGTTGCGCGCCGCCGTATCGGGCCGCCTCGGGAAAGCCCGGATAGAGGTTGCACTTCCGGTGCCCAACTACCCGTTCCAGGATCAGCTCGTCGGGCTGATCACAGCGGCGGCCGGGGAAGCAGGGTCCAAGTCGGTTTCGGTGGATTTCACTCTCATGACCGACGACGAGCGGGCGAGCCTCATGCAGCAGCTGCGGCCCAACCGGGAGATGGTTGGTGGGCCGGGATCCAAGACCCGCATCATCGGTGTGTCGTCAGGCAAGGGTGGTGTCGGGAAGTCTTCTGTGACCAGCAACCTGGCCGTTGCCCTGAACAGGATCGGCCATTCGGTCGGGGTCATAGATGCCGATGTCTGGGGATTCTCCGTGCCGAAGATGATGGGCGCCGATTACGCGCCGATCGTGATCGACGAGTCGATGATCGCCCCGGAGATGTACGGAGTGAAGGTCATGTCCATGGACTACTTCGTTGCCGACGATCAGGCCGTGATCTGGCGTGGGCCCATGCTTCACAAAGCGATGGAACAGTTCCTGGTGGACGTCTTCTGGGACGATCCCGACTTCCTGCTCATCGACATGCCGCCGGGGACGGGCGACATCGCTATCTCCCTCTCACAGTTCCTGCCGCGGGCCCAGGCGCTCGTTGTGACCACGCCGCAGCCCGCCGCGCAGCGGGTCGCGAAACGCGCTGCGCTCATGGCCGAGAAGGTCAATCAGGAGGTTGTGGGCGTGGTCGAGAACATGTCGTGGTTCACCGGAGATGACGGCAAGCGTTACAACCTGTTCGGCGAGGGAGGGGGAGCGACGCTGGCGGAGGAGATCGGCTCGGTCTTGCTCGGTCAGATCCCGCTGGTGCCTGCGATGCGAGAGGGAGCCGACCACGGCCGACCGGTGGCGTTGGCCGATCCGGGTGGAGAAGCCGACGTCGCTTTCGAGCAACTGGCGAGAGCGATCGTTGATCGCAAGCCGCGAGTCCGGACTCACCCGGAGCTGGTCATTCGGCAGTAGTGAGTGGCAGGCCGCCGGTACCCCGGTTGGTTTCTGGCAATCAGCGCTGAACGCCGGAAAGCGGACAGAACCTGGAGCCTCCGGGAACCCTGCCTTCGTATTACGACCGTTTGCTCTGCGGTCGCGCGTTAGCCTCGGCGCATGGACATCCGCGCCATCACGCCAGACGAGTTCCGTGCCTACGCCTCCGTGTGGGAACGCACCTTCAATTTCGACGGCAAGGACGACGAGCTGGCGCAGGAAGCCAAGGTTCACGAGCTCGACAGGAGCATCGTGGCGGTCGACGGCGGGAAGTTCGTCGGCACCGGAGGGTCGTTCAGCTTCCGGCTGACGGTTCCCGGTGGTGTGGTTCCGGCGGCGGGCCTGACGGCCGTCGCCGTGCTCCCCACACACCGGCGGAAGGGTGTACTCACCTCCATGATGCGCTACCACCTCGAAGATGTGCAGGAACGAGAGGAGCCTGTGGCTCTGCTGCGTGCCTCGGAGAGCGTGATCTACGGCCGCTTCGGCTACGGAGTGGCCACATACGATTCGAGTTGGAGGATCGGCCGGCGCGATGCCGCTTTCAGGGTCGAGGACCGGGGCATAGAAGCGGTCTCTCTCATCGACCCCGACCGAGCGAGAAAGGTGCTGCCCGAGGTCTACGCGGGCGCGGCGCCGGCCACCCCCGGGTTCCTGTCTCGCGGGAAAGAGATCTGGGATCACACGATGTCGGATCTGGAATCCTGGCGCGGAGGATTCACGTCCAATCGCTTCGCGCTCTACGAGGAGGACGGGACTGCACTCGGATACCTTCGCTATCGGGCCAAGGACACGTGGGAGCAGAGTCTGCCGAAGAACGAGATCCTGGCGGCCGAACTGATCGCATTGACGCCGCAGGCGGAGGCGGCGCTTTGGCGCTTCATCTTCTCGACCGACCTCGTCGACGAGATTCGCGCTCAGAATCGTCCTACCGAAGAGCTGCTCGATTTGCTGCTGGCCGATCCCAGAAGGCTGGTCCGCCGCCGGACCGATGGCCTGTGGGCCCGACTGGTGGACGTTCCGGCGGCACTGGCGGGGCGAAGATACAGGGTCGAGGGGCGGCTGGTGATCGAGGTGACCGACCCGTTCCTTCCCGATAGCGGTGGCCGTTTCCTACTCGAAGGCGGTCCGGACGGTGCCGAATGCCGGCGGACCACCGACGAACCGGATCTCGTCGTGGATCCGGCGGTCCTCGGTGCCTGTTACCTCGGAGGTGGCAGTTTCGCCTTGCTCCGGGCGGCCGGGCGTGTTGGCGGTTCGAGAGAGGCCGCGCAGCTGGCCGACACGATGTTCTCCTGGCACGTCCAACCGTGGTGCCCGC encodes:
- the acnA gene encoding aconitate hydratase AcnA; this translates as MPDPFNSRSTISTPLGERAIHRLDALKSFGDVDALPYSIKVLLEAALRNFDGHAVTDEDIRAIAAYDATKVGETEIAFSPGRVVLQDFTGVPAVVDLAAMRSAVVRMTGDESAAQKVNPLVPCDLVIDHSVQVDAFNSGMALQINAEKEFERNRERYEFLKWGQSAFDNFRVVPPATGIVHQVNLEFLAKVVWDNGTDLYPDSLVGTDSHTTMINGLGVVGWGVGGIEAEAVMVGQPIYMLLPEVVGFKLTGKLAEGATATDLVLKVTQMLRAHGVVGKFVEFFGPGLAEMPVANRATIANMAPEYGATMGFFPVDEQTTRYLRLTGRDEELVATVEQYYREQGLWREDDREIVYSSTLELDMGTIQPALAGPKRPQDRIELSDMKSQWHTDLDVTFGKAGDRTAAEVESEGRSFEMHHGDIVVAAITSCTNTSNPDVMVGAGLVARKAREKGLTRKPWVKTSLAPGSTVVTEYLTRSGLLEDLEAAGFYTVGYGCTTCIGNSGPLPEEVSAGIKEADLVAASVLSGNRNFEGRINPDVRANYLASPPLVVAYALAGTVAIDLTTEPIGRDRDGRDVFLRDIWPTQAEVDAIVGANVTQEQFRTQYADVFEGPDAWQAIKTSGGALYSWDAGSTYVQEPPFFEGLTTRAGTIVPITGARVLAKLGDSVTTDHISPAGSIAPDSPAGRYLTANGVDKAMFNSYGSRRGNDRVMTRGTFANIRVRNQLAPGTEGGWTTDFTDGRVKSIYEASLSYKEAGIPLIVLGGVDYGMGSSRDWAAKGTFLLGAKAVIAKSFERIHRSNLIGMGVLPLEFEEGTDADSLGLDGTETFDVVVDDSLQPRQDVAVRARRTDGTVIEFTTKCRIDTPVEVDYYRNGGILHTVLKKMATS
- a CDS encoding helix-turn-helix domain-containing protein, which translates into the protein MTNTANESGQMDAKALSQSISDLTSALGDPTRRGIYITVRESPEPATATQIAELFSIHPNVARHHLDHLAEDGYLEVTRRRPEGKSGPGAGRPAKCYTATTKEIDLHFPARRYDLLSELLVRVIERINPGNLAELAADVGREYGKEIAAEIGAPEESGFDMAVSAVALAMTGMGFSTDPDADSRRLLTSHCPFADTAVKHPEVVCSLDRGIVSGLMETLSADWRPVQVVSNPGAAEDCVAEV
- a CDS encoding Mrp/NBP35 family ATP-binding protein → MAEQDALDTVVGAVEDPLLHRSLESLGMLRAAVSGRLGKARIEVALPVPNYPFQDQLVGLITAAAGEAGSKSVSVDFTLMTDDERASLMQQLRPNREMVGGPGSKTRIIGVSSGKGGVGKSSVTSNLAVALNRIGHSVGVIDADVWGFSVPKMMGADYAPIVIDESMIAPEMYGVKVMSMDYFVADDQAVIWRGPMLHKAMEQFLVDVFWDDPDFLLIDMPPGTGDIAISLSQFLPRAQALVVTTPQPAAQRVAKRAALMAEKVNQEVVGVVENMSWFTGDDGKRYNLFGEGGGATLAEEIGSVLLGQIPLVPAMREGADHGRPVALADPGGEADVAFEQLARAIVDRKPRVRTHPELVIRQ
- a CDS encoding GNAT family N-acetyltransferase — its product is MDIRAITPDEFRAYASVWERTFNFDGKDDELAQEAKVHELDRSIVAVDGGKFVGTGGSFSFRLTVPGGVVPAAGLTAVAVLPTHRRKGVLTSMMRYHLEDVQEREEPVALLRASESVIYGRFGYGVATYDSSWRIGRRDAAFRVEDRGIEAVSLIDPDRARKVLPEVYAGAAPATPGFLSRGKEIWDHTMSDLESWRGGFTSNRFALYEEDGTALGYLRYRAKDTWEQSLPKNEILAAELIALTPQAEAALWRFIFSTDLVDEIRAQNRPTEELLDLLLADPRRLVRRRTDGLWARLVDVPAALAGRRYRVEGRLVIEVTDPFLPDSGGRFLLEGGPDGAECRRTTDEPDLVVDPAVLGACYLGGGSFALLRAAGRVGGSREAAQLADTMFSWHVQPWCPHYF